The genomic region GCTGCTCGCCCCGGTACGGCATCCGTTCAGTCCACCGCCACCGCGTGGGCATGCTCGCGGGTTGCGAGGAACGCCACGTCCGGTGCGCGTTCCTGGGCCAGTTGCAGGTTGACCCGGGTCGGGGCGAGGTAGACCAGCTCGCCGGCCGCGTCGAGCGCGAGGTTCATGGCGTTCTTGTCGCGGAACTGCTCCAGTTTCTTCGCGTCGCCGCAACGCACCCAGCGTGCGGTGGCGACGTTGATCGGTTCGAAGATGGCCTCGACGCCGTATTCGTCCTTCAGACGATAGGCGACGACGTCGAACTGCAGCACGCCGACCGCGCCGAGGATCAGGTCGTTGCTCATCAGCGGCTTGAAGAACTGGGTTGCGCCTTCTTCCGACAGCTGGGCCAGACCCTTCTGCAGTTGCTTGAGCTTGAGCGGGTCGCGCAGGCGCGCGCGGCGGAAGAGCTCGGGCGCGAAGTTGGGGATGCCGGTGAAGCTGAGCGATTCGCCCTCGGTGAAGGTGTCGCCGATCGAGATGGTGCCGTGGTTGTGGATGCCGATGACGTCGCCGGGATACGCGTTCTCGGCGATCTCGCGGTCGCTGGCCATGAAGGTCAGCGCGTTGGCGAGCTTCATCTCCTTGCCGCTGCGCACGTGGAAGGCCTTCATGCCGGCGCTGAATTTTCCGGAACACACCCGCATGAACGCCACCCGGTCGCGGTGTTGCGGGTCCATGTTGGCCTGGATCTTGAACACGAAACCGGACAGCCTGGTCTCCGTCGCGCCGACTTCACGGGTCGTCGTTTCGCGCGGCTTGGGCGAGGGCGCATGCTCGACGAAGAAGTCGAGCAGCAGCTGCACGCCGAAGTTGTTGACTGCCGAGCCGAAGAACACCGGAGTCAGTTCGCCGGCCAGGTACTTGCCGAGGTCGAACGGGTGTGAGGCGCCTTCGACCAGTTCGAGTTCGTCCTTCAGCTCCGCCAGCACATCGGCACCGATGCGCGCCTCCAGTGCCGGGTCGTCGATCGAGGAAAAGATGGTCGAGTCCTGACGGGTGAAGTTGCGGCCCTGCTCATACAGGTGCACCTCGCCGGTAACCAGGTGAACCACGCCCTTGAGCCGCTTGCCCATGCCGATTGGCCAGGTGATCGGCGCGCAGCGGATGCCGAGCACGCTTTCGACTTCGTCGAGCAGCTCGATGGGGTCCTTGCCCTCGCGGTCGAGCTTGTTGATGAAGGTCATGATCGGCGTGTCGCGCAGCCGGCAGACCTCCATCAGCTTGATCGTGCGTTCCTCCACGCCCTTGGCCACGTCGATGACCATGAGCGCCGAGTCGACGGCGGTCAGCACGCGGTAGGTGTCCTCGCCGAAGTCGGCGTGGCCGGGGGTGTCGAGCAGGTTGACGATGCGGTTCTCGTAGGGGAACTGCATCACCGAGCTGGTCACCGAGATGCCGCGCTCCTTCTCCAGCGCCATCCAGTCGGAGGTGGCGTGGCGCGCGGCCTTGCGGCCCTTGACCGACCCGGCCATCTGGATCGCGCCGCCGAACAGCAGCAGCTTTTCGGTCAGCGTGGTCTTGCCGGCATCGGGATGCGAGATGATCGCGAAGGTGCGGCGGCGGGCGGCTTCGAGGGAAACGTCGGACATGCGGGTGGGGCGCGCAGGGCGCCCTTGAGAGAGGTGCGGGGCGGCAATTATAGGGGGTGGGGGGCTGCCCGGCTTTGGATGGCTGGCCGAGCGCCGTCCTCCTCGCGAACTCGCCGCTTTATCGCGTGATGTCGAACCGCAGCGCTCCCTGCGGCCCTCGCATCCGGAACGGGATCGATTCCAGTCGCATGCCTCGGTTCACCTGCACCACGAAATGCAGGTGCGGGCCGGTGGTGAAACCGGTATTGCCGGACAGGCCGATGACCTGGCCGGCGCGCACCCGCTGGCCGACCCGGACGTGGGCGCCGCCTTCGCGCAGGTGCGCGTACAAGGCCATGGTGCCGTCGTCGTGGAGGATGCGGATGAAATTGGCGCGGCCGCCGTACTTTTCCATGCTCAGGCCGGCCCGGTCGAAGTCGGATTCGACCTGCATCACCACGCCCTCGCGCGCGGCCAGTACCGGGGTGCCGATCGGGGCGGCGAAGTCGACCGCATGGCGGTTCTGCGGGTCGTTGTGGCTGAAGCGGCCAGCATAGCCCTGCTGGATGTCCGGCTCTGCCTGCTGCAGCGGCATCAGGTACTCGGCATCCCGTGGCCGCGCGTTCGGATCGCCGGGCAGGCTGTCCATGCGCAGTTCGAAGCTGCCACCGCGTCCGGGCTGGACCGGGCCGAGCACCGAGACCAGTGCGCTGCCACGGGCCGGAACGGTCGCGCGTGCGGGCAGCGCCGGCATGCCTTCGATGTTGTCGCGGTTGGAGAAGTGCAACATCACCTCGATCGGTCCGGCCAGGGCGTTGTCGGCCCAGGCCTGGTAGTAGCCGGCATCACGTTCCACCCGCAGCCTCGCCATCGCATCGGGTTCGGCGTGGACCGGAATCTCGGTGACTGGACTTGCCGGTGTGTCCGGCCGGCGATCGCCGTAGTGGGAGACGCCATTGGCGTCGGTCCAGCGGTACAGCCGGCCGGCGTCAGCCGTGCCCGTGACGAGGAGACCGCCGACGAGCACGCCGCTGACAAGCGCACCACCAGCGAGCAGGCCCGCCAGGATGGTTGTGATGGGTCGTGCGGGTGTCGGGGAATGCATCGTGGGGCGTGGCAGGGAGGGTGGACGGATTATGCGTCCCGGCTCAGTCAGTGCAATGGGACTCCAGGCCCAGTATCCGTGCGACCTCGCGCAGATCGAAGGCGGCGACCGCCTTGTCGTCGTGCACCGCGTACAAGGCGCCACCAGTGAACGCGCGCGTGGCCGCCGGAT from Lysobacter alkalisoli harbors:
- a CDS encoding peptidoglycan DD-metalloendopeptidase family protein — encoded protein: MHSPTPARPITTILAGLLAGGALVSGVLVGGLLVTGTADAGRLYRWTDANGVSHYGDRRPDTPASPVTEIPVHAEPDAMARLRVERDAGYYQAWADNALAGPIEVMLHFSNRDNIEGMPALPARATVPARGSALVSVLGPVQPGRGGSFELRMDSLPGDPNARPRDAEYLMPLQQAEPDIQQGYAGRFSHNDPQNRHAVDFAAPIGTPVLAAREGVVMQVESDFDRAGLSMEKYGGRANFIRILHDDGTMALYAHLREGGAHVRVGQRVRAGQVIGLSGNTGFTTGPHLHFVVQVNRGMRLESIPFRMRGPQGALRFDITR
- a CDS encoding peptide chain release factor 3, which codes for MSDVSLEAARRRTFAIISHPDAGKTTLTEKLLLFGGAIQMAGSVKGRKAARHATSDWMALEKERGISVTSSVMQFPYENRIVNLLDTPGHADFGEDTYRVLTAVDSALMVIDVAKGVEERTIKLMEVCRLRDTPIMTFINKLDREGKDPIELLDEVESVLGIRCAPITWPIGMGKRLKGVVHLVTGEVHLYEQGRNFTRQDSTIFSSIDDPALEARIGADVLAELKDELELVEGASHPFDLGKYLAGELTPVFFGSAVNNFGVQLLLDFFVEHAPSPKPRETTTREVGATETRLSGFVFKIQANMDPQHRDRVAFMRVCSGKFSAGMKAFHVRSGKEMKLANALTFMASDREIAENAYPGDVIGIHNHGTISIGDTFTEGESLSFTGIPNFAPELFRRARLRDPLKLKQLQKGLAQLSEEGATQFFKPLMSNDLILGAVGVLQFDVVAYRLKDEYGVEAIFEPINVATARWVRCGDAKKLEQFRDKNAMNLALDAAGELVYLAPTRVNLQLAQERAPDVAFLATREHAHAVAVD